A region from the Arthrobacter gengyunqii genome encodes:
- a CDS encoding molybdate ABC transporter permease subunit codes for MNREARATTPTWLWIPASLALLFCAGPVAALLLNVPWTSLGSLLTASEARTALGLSLATSVGSTLICVALGLPLAVLFSKLSGPWMQLLRGILLIPLVLSPVVSGIALLYFWGRQGIAGRVLESAGLGVGYSPAAVLIVQVFVSLPFFVVASLSSLRAVDHDLEMAAATSGAGPTAILRYITVPLALPGIIVGALLAFARSLGEYGATITFAGSIEGRTRTLPLQIELSLNSNQPEIALGICLILISLYLVLLALARFGVALLLPR; via the coding sequence ATGAACCGCGAAGCGCGGGCCACCACGCCAACGTGGCTGTGGATCCCGGCGTCGCTGGCGCTGCTGTTTTGCGCAGGCCCGGTGGCGGCGCTCCTGCTGAACGTCCCGTGGACCTCGCTGGGTTCGCTGCTGACCGCCTCCGAAGCCCGTACCGCTCTGGGACTGTCCCTGGCCACCTCGGTGGGCTCCACCTTGATCTGCGTGGCATTGGGCCTGCCGTTGGCCGTCCTGTTCAGTAAGCTGTCAGGTCCCTGGATGCAGCTGCTGCGCGGCATTCTGCTCATTCCGCTCGTGCTGTCCCCGGTGGTTTCCGGCATTGCGCTGTTGTATTTCTGGGGGCGCCAGGGCATTGCCGGCCGGGTATTGGAATCCGCGGGCCTGGGCGTGGGCTATTCGCCGGCAGCGGTCCTGATAGTGCAGGTGTTTGTCTCGCTGCCGTTCTTTGTGGTGGCGTCGCTGAGCAGCCTGCGGGCGGTTGACCATGACCTGGAAATGGCAGCTGCCACATCCGGAGCCGGGCCCACGGCGATCCTGCGCTACATCACCGTGCCGCTGGCGCTGCCCGGCATCATAGTGGGTGCACTGCTCGCCTTCGCCCGTTCGCTGGGGGAATACGGCGCCACGATCACCTTCGCCGGCAGCATTGAGGGGCGCACCCGCACGCTGCCGCTGCAGATTGAGCTCAGCCTGAACTCCAACCAACCGGAAATCGCGCTGGGAATCTGCCTCATCCTGATCTCGCTCTACCTTGTGCTGCTGGCTCTGGCACGCTTCGGGGTGGCGCTGCTGCTGCCGCGCTGA
- a CDS encoding molybdopterin-dependent oxidoreductase produces the protein MTRTASKFPLWAAASGVVAAGLGVVAGELAAALMSPSLSPVSAVGSVVIDGMPGPVKDWAIGLFGTADKAAFLVAMSAVIALCGAAAGVLQLRRPPAGAVVIGFLGAAGLAAVLTRAQMSVLSLVPPLLAAAVGILVLRALIARLGRWRDSLPEEAGARRRDVLMTLGGGAAVGVVAGALAGGSRVGQVNAVALRDGVVLPSAVTPAAQIPVGADLEIPGLAPVLTPAADFYRIDTALSVPLVDANEWTLKVTGMVDREMTISFADLLAKPLQESYVTLACVSNEVGGSLIGNAKWLGWPVRNLLAAAGVQNGADMVLSTSRDGWTASTPLEALTDNRDALLAVGMNGESLPLEHGFPVRLVVPGLYGYVSATKWVTELKVTRFSDEVAYWAQRGWTERGPIKLSSRIDTPSRGASTDAGKTTVAGMAWAQHTGIRGVQVRVDDGGWQDADLAPAISADTWVQWSAGVDLSPGEHTVTVRAIDADGTEQDETQRPVVPDGATGLHTIRVNAK, from the coding sequence ATGACACGCACGGCCTCAAAATTCCCCCTGTGGGCTGCTGCGTCGGGTGTTGTGGCCGCGGGCCTTGGCGTGGTTGCCGGGGAACTGGCGGCAGCCCTGATGAGTCCGTCGCTCTCTCCGGTGAGCGCGGTGGGTTCCGTAGTCATCGACGGGATGCCCGGACCGGTGAAGGACTGGGCCATTGGCCTGTTCGGAACTGCCGACAAGGCAGCGTTCCTGGTGGCCATGTCCGCGGTCATCGCCCTGTGCGGCGCAGCAGCCGGGGTCCTTCAGCTGCGCCGCCCGCCGGCCGGCGCCGTCGTCATCGGTTTCCTGGGTGCGGCCGGCCTGGCTGCCGTGCTGACCCGGGCGCAAATGAGTGTGCTGTCCCTGGTGCCTCCGCTGCTGGCCGCCGCGGTGGGAATCCTGGTGCTGCGTGCCCTGATCGCCCGACTTGGACGGTGGCGCGATTCGCTTCCCGAAGAAGCCGGTGCCCGGCGGCGCGACGTGCTGATGACCCTGGGCGGGGGAGCAGCGGTGGGCGTGGTGGCGGGCGCGCTGGCCGGCGGATCCCGGGTGGGACAGGTGAACGCGGTGGCCCTGCGCGACGGCGTGGTCCTGCCCTCCGCGGTGACGCCGGCGGCGCAGATTCCCGTGGGCGCGGATTTGGAGATCCCGGGCCTGGCACCGGTGCTGACGCCCGCCGCGGACTTTTACCGCATTGACACCGCACTGAGCGTTCCGTTGGTTGATGCCAACGAGTGGACCCTCAAGGTCACGGGCATGGTGGACCGGGAGATGACCATCAGTTTTGCCGACCTGCTCGCCAAACCGCTGCAGGAAAGCTACGTCACCCTGGCCTGCGTTTCTAATGAGGTGGGCGGCAGCCTGATCGGCAACGCCAAATGGCTGGGCTGGCCGGTCCGCAACCTGCTGGCCGCCGCCGGCGTCCAGAACGGCGCCGATATGGTGCTGTCCACGAGCCGGGACGGCTGGACGGCATCCACCCCGCTCGAGGCCCTGACGGACAACCGCGACGCCCTGCTGGCGGTGGGCATGAACGGAGAATCGCTGCCGCTGGAACACGGCTTTCCGGTGCGCCTGGTGGTCCCGGGTTTGTACGGGTATGTGTCAGCCACCAAATGGGTCACCGAACTCAAGGTCACGCGGTTCAGCGACGAAGTTGCCTACTGGGCCCAGCGCGGCTGGACCGAACGCGGACCCATCAAGCTGTCCTCCCGGATCGACACACCGTCCCGGGGTGCTTCCACGGATGCCGGGAAAACCACTGTGGCCGGCATGGCCTGGGCCCAGCACACCGGCATCCGCGGGGTGCAGGTGCGGGTCGACGACGGCGGCTGGCAGGACGCGGACCTGGCCCCGGCAATCTCGGCTGACACCTGGGTGCAGTGGTCGGCCGGCGTTGACCTCAGCCCGGGCGAGCACACGGTTACCGTGCGCGCCATCGATGCCGACGGCACCGAACAGGATGAAACGCAGCGCCCGGTGGTACCCGACGGCGCCACCGGCCTGCATACAATTCGAGTGAACGCGAAGTAA
- a CDS encoding molybdopterin molybdotransferase MoeA — protein sequence MPTPSTTPADEPQVRPPGLGSPRSVAEHRMAVLDLLAAGFRERPQAAEDEFLISARGRVLAADVAAPGSLPPFANSQMDGYAVHSADLATSGQPGKRVELAVAATIPAGFEPPALVRGTAAPIMTGAMLPPGADAVVPIEQAVPDSFPSAVGSPAVEALPRATVSLPAGVPAGQYVRSAGSDIRAGDPALPAGTVLGPGQLGLLAALGVDAVRVRARPRVLLLTTGDEVVEPGLPLQPGQIHDANTTLLRSLLEEAGATVLRTRVLADSPQEFQHRLHEDLAAEAPDLIITSGGISKGAFEVVKQGLGREDVEFLSVAMQPGGPQGIGRVAGIPFLAFPGNPVSCVVSFEMFLRPALGSVTGLPRPRPELTALLTADVHSPAGKHQVRRGRYLPPAEPGSTGQVELVGGPSSHLVHALATSNALVHLPAGRESFPAGAEVTVWLLDR from the coding sequence GTGCCTACACCCAGTACCACGCCAGCCGATGAGCCGCAGGTTCGCCCACCAGGCTTAGGCTCGCCGCGCAGCGTAGCCGAGCACCGGATGGCCGTGCTTGATTTGCTGGCGGCCGGATTCCGCGAGCGCCCGCAGGCAGCGGAAGACGAGTTCCTCATCAGCGCCCGGGGACGGGTGCTGGCGGCTGACGTCGCTGCGCCGGGAAGCCTGCCTCCCTTCGCCAACTCGCAGATGGACGGGTACGCCGTGCACTCCGCAGACCTCGCCACGTCCGGCCAGCCCGGCAAACGCGTCGAACTGGCGGTGGCGGCCACCATCCCCGCAGGTTTCGAGCCACCGGCCCTGGTCCGGGGCACAGCCGCGCCCATCATGACCGGAGCCATGCTCCCACCCGGAGCAGACGCCGTCGTGCCCATCGAGCAGGCGGTGCCGGACTCCTTTCCGTCCGCAGTCGGAAGCCCCGCCGTTGAAGCCCTGCCCCGGGCCACCGTCAGCTTGCCCGCCGGAGTTCCCGCCGGACAATATGTGCGCTCCGCCGGCAGCGACATCCGCGCCGGCGATCCGGCTCTGCCCGCCGGAACCGTCCTGGGGCCGGGGCAGCTGGGCCTGCTGGCCGCTCTGGGAGTGGACGCGGTTCGCGTTCGCGCCCGCCCGCGCGTCCTGCTGCTGACCACCGGCGATGAGGTGGTGGAACCCGGCCTGCCGCTGCAGCCCGGACAAATCCACGACGCCAACACCACCCTGCTGCGGTCCCTGCTGGAGGAGGCCGGAGCAACGGTGCTGCGCACCCGCGTGCTGGCGGACTCTCCGCAGGAATTCCAGCACCGGCTCCACGAGGACCTCGCCGCCGAAGCGCCCGACCTGATCATCACCTCCGGCGGCATCAGCAAGGGTGCCTTCGAGGTGGTCAAGCAGGGGTTGGGCAGGGAAGACGTGGAGTTCTTGTCCGTGGCCATGCAGCCCGGCGGCCCGCAGGGGATCGGCAGAGTTGCCGGCATCCCGTTCCTGGCCTTTCCCGGCAATCCGGTCAGCTGTGTGGTGTCCTTCGAGATGTTCCTGCGGCCGGCGCTGGGTTCGGTGACGGGGCTGCCGCGTCCGCGCCCGGAACTGACCGCACTGCTGACCGCCGACGTTCACAGTCCTGCAGGCAAGCACCAGGTCCGGCGCGGCCGGTACCTGCCGCCTGCCGAGCCCGGCAGCACAGGACAGGTGGAATTGGTGGGCGGACCAAGCTCTCATCTGGTCCATGCCCTGGCCACATCCAACGCACTGGTGCACCTGCCCGCGGGACGGGAGTCCTTCCCGGCCGGCGCCGAGGTGACAGTATGGCTGTTGGACCGGTAG
- the moaC gene encoding cyclic pyranopterin monophosphate synthase MoaC, producing MAGSDEQQLGLTHVREDGSAHMVDVSAKTETTREATAQARLRTTAEVVKLVSEGGLPKGDALAVSRIAGIMGAKQTSTLIPLCHPLPLTKVTVDFEAGDADVVIRATVKTKALTGVEMEALTSVSVAALTLYDMIKAVDKHASITDIQVLAKSGGKSGDWTL from the coding sequence ATGGCCGGCAGCGATGAGCAGCAGTTAGGGCTCACTCATGTCCGTGAAGACGGCTCCGCCCACATGGTGGATGTCTCCGCCAAGACCGAGACCACGCGCGAGGCCACGGCGCAGGCCCGCCTGCGCACCACGGCAGAGGTGGTAAAGCTGGTGTCCGAGGGCGGCCTGCCCAAAGGCGACGCGCTGGCCGTGTCCCGCATCGCCGGAATCATGGGCGCCAAGCAGACCTCCACACTGATTCCGCTCTGCCATCCGCTGCCCCTGACCAAGGTGACCGTGGATTTCGAAGCCGGGGACGCCGACGTCGTCATCCGCGCCACGGTAAAGACGAAAGCTCTCACCGGGGTGGAGATGGAAGCCTTGACCTCCGTGTCGGTGGCGGCGCTGACGCTGTACGACATGATTAAAGCCGTGGACAAGCATGCCTCCATCACCGACATCCAGGTGCTCGCCAAATCCGGCGGCAAGAGCGGAGACTGGACCCTGTGA
- a CDS encoding MogA/MoaB family molybdenum cofactor biosynthesis protein, which translates to MNTLPQAPEQQPRRTAAVLIASTRAARGVYQDECGPLAADWLYALGFDVVLAEVVPDGDAVGEALGRMLELEPAVILTSGGTGLSPDDRTPEQTLPLLDREVPGIMEALRADGRTKTPMAAISRGHAGTAGRTFIVNLPGSPGAVADGLAVLEPVIGHICGQLEGRNEH; encoded by the coding sequence GTGAACACCCTGCCCCAAGCCCCGGAGCAGCAGCCCCGCCGCACGGCGGCTGTCCTCATTGCCTCCACCCGCGCCGCCCGCGGCGTCTACCAGGATGAATGCGGCCCCCTGGCCGCGGACTGGCTTTACGCGCTCGGGTTCGACGTCGTGCTCGCAGAAGTGGTGCCCGACGGCGACGCGGTGGGAGAGGCGCTCGGCCGCATGCTCGAGCTGGAACCGGCCGTGATCCTCACCAGCGGAGGGACCGGCCTGAGCCCCGATGACCGTACGCCCGAACAGACGCTTCCGCTGCTGGACCGGGAGGTGCCCGGAATCATGGAGGCGCTGCGTGCGGACGGACGCACCAAAACCCCGATGGCCGCCATCAGCCGAGGCCACGCCGGCACCGCCGGACGAACGTTCATTGTGAACCTGCCCGGTTCGCCCGGGGCCGTGGCGGACGGGCTGGCCGTGCTGGAACCGGTCATCGGACATATTTGCGGACAGCTGGAAGGACGAAATGAGCACTGA
- a CDS encoding molybdenum cofactor biosynthesis protein MoaE, which produces MSTEPEAAPGAADAAAAKNTSEVINATVSDLPLNAEHANGAAWSPECGAVVGFSGIVRNHDGGRGVASLSYSAHPSAEEVIAGVAADIAAKYDGVRIWVGHRTGPLEIGDAALVAAVAAAHRGVAFAACSDLVDTVKEHVPIWKEQGFQDGTTEWVGVSD; this is translated from the coding sequence ATGAGCACTGAACCCGAGGCTGCACCGGGGGCGGCTGATGCCGCGGCGGCGAAGAACACCTCCGAGGTCATCAATGCCACGGTTTCGGACCTGCCGCTGAATGCTGAACACGCCAACGGCGCGGCCTGGTCACCGGAGTGCGGCGCGGTGGTGGGCTTCAGCGGAATTGTCCGCAACCACGACGGCGGCCGCGGCGTGGCCAGCCTGTCCTACAGTGCGCATCCAAGCGCCGAAGAGGTCATTGCCGGAGTCGCCGCGGACATTGCTGCGAAGTATGACGGCGTCCGGATCTGGGTGGGACACCGCACCGGTCCGCTGGAGATTGGCGACGCCGCCCTGGTGGCCGCCGTCGCTGCCGCTCACCGGGGTGTCGCCTTTGCCGCCTGCTCCGATTTGGTGGACACCGTGAAGGAGCACGTGCCCATCTGGAAGGAACAGGGCTTCCAGGACGGAACCACCGAGTGGGTGGGTGTCAGCGACTGA
- the dapB gene encoding 4-hydroxy-tetrahydrodipicolinate reductase, which translates to MTEQLAVAVLGAAGRMGSEAVKAVEAAPDLKLVAALGRGDSLDTLVSSGAQYVIDLTVPDSTEANVRFAVEHGMHAVVGTTGWDADRLARLSDLLEGHPGTAVLIAPNFALGSVLATAFAAQAARYFESVEVIELHHPDKIDAPSGTAVRTASLIAAARADAGAGPSPDATTKEVPGARGADIDGVRVHSVRLRGLVAHQEVLLGGVGEQLTIRHDSFDRASFMPGVLLGVRQAAAHPGLTVGLDGYLDLNSSAAH; encoded by the coding sequence ATGACTGAGCAACTAGCCGTAGCCGTCCTCGGGGCCGCCGGCCGCATGGGATCCGAAGCCGTCAAGGCCGTCGAGGCCGCGCCCGATCTCAAGCTGGTGGCAGCTCTGGGCCGCGGGGACTCGCTGGACACCCTCGTCTCTTCGGGCGCGCAGTATGTCATTGACCTCACCGTCCCGGACAGCACCGAAGCCAATGTCCGCTTCGCCGTCGAGCACGGCATGCACGCCGTCGTCGGCACCACCGGCTGGGACGCGGACCGGCTGGCCCGGCTCTCCGACCTGCTGGAAGGGCATCCCGGCACGGCCGTCCTGATTGCCCCGAACTTTGCCCTGGGCTCCGTGCTGGCCACGGCGTTTGCCGCTCAGGCAGCCCGGTACTTCGAGTCGGTGGAGGTCATCGAGCTGCACCACCCGGACAAGATTGATGCGCCCTCCGGCACGGCCGTCCGCACCGCTTCCCTGATCGCTGCGGCCCGCGCCGACGCCGGCGCAGGACCGTCTCCGGACGCCACGACCAAGGAAGTTCCCGGTGCCCGCGGCGCCGACATTGACGGCGTCCGCGTCCACTCCGTCCGGCTGCGCGGACTGGTGGCGCATCAGGAAGTGCTGTTGGGCGGCGTGGGAGAACAGTTGACCATCCGCCACGATTCCTTCGACCGGGCGTCCTTCATGCCCGGCGTCCTGCTGGGCGTGCGTCAGGCGGCAGCCCACCCCGGCCTGACCGTCGGCCTTGACGGTTACCTTGATCTGAATTCCTCCGCCGCACACTGA
- a CDS encoding heparan-alpha-glucosaminide N-acetyltransferase domain-containing protein: MIGRRLTGIDAARGIALLGMMATHIFSLYNEQTGEPSWTGLVFSGRSSALFAVVAGIGLALLTGGNQPRSGRALSADRRGIAMRALIIALAGLTLGGLDTTIAIILFHYGILFLLALPFVGMRASRLALWAGGWLLLSPAVGYLVRPWIYTAVSPATLGSNISWEAFLEPGTLAADVFFTGFYPVFQWLTYLLIGMLIGRLRLAELTVQVGLVAAGIVAAAGAKFLSYYLLLEQGGMDAILETNSGRIWPVAQMMEVNLAGVEQTGSWWWLAVSGPHSGTPLDLLHTAGTSAAVVGVCLLLTRARPNLLLPLSAAGAMTLTLYTLHVWVMSVTDASPTPPDPVLLFWLSAIAAAGIGIAFSKLGSRGPLEMVTHGASQLVRQGSLTGK, encoded by the coding sequence ATGATCGGACGGCGACTTACGGGCATCGACGCGGCCCGGGGCATTGCGCTTCTGGGCATGATGGCGACCCACATTTTTTCCCTGTACAACGAGCAGACCGGCGAGCCGAGCTGGACCGGGCTGGTGTTCTCCGGCCGTTCCTCGGCACTGTTTGCCGTGGTGGCCGGGATCGGCCTCGCGCTCCTCACCGGAGGCAACCAACCGCGCTCCGGCCGGGCTTTGTCAGCGGACCGCCGCGGCATTGCCATGCGGGCGCTGATCATCGCCCTGGCCGGATTGACGCTCGGCGGGCTGGACACCACCATCGCGATTATCCTGTTCCACTACGGCATCCTGTTCCTGCTGGCCCTGCCGTTTGTGGGCATGAGGGCGTCCAGGCTTGCTCTTTGGGCGGGCGGCTGGCTTCTGCTCTCCCCTGCGGTGGGCTACCTCGTCCGGCCATGGATCTACACCGCGGTTTCTCCGGCCACACTGGGCAGCAACATCAGTTGGGAGGCGTTCCTGGAACCGGGCACGCTCGCCGCGGATGTTTTCTTCACGGGTTTCTATCCGGTTTTCCAGTGGTTGACATACCTGCTGATCGGGATGCTCATCGGCCGGTTGAGGCTGGCGGAGCTGACGGTCCAGGTGGGCCTGGTCGCGGCCGGAATTGTTGCCGCCGCAGGGGCAAAATTCCTCAGTTATTACCTATTGCTTGAGCAGGGCGGGATGGACGCCATCCTGGAAACCAATTCCGGACGCATCTGGCCGGTGGCGCAGATGATGGAGGTCAACCTGGCCGGTGTGGAACAGACCGGATCCTGGTGGTGGCTCGCGGTCAGCGGACCCCATTCGGGAACTCCGCTGGACCTGCTGCACACGGCAGGCACCTCGGCCGCCGTCGTCGGCGTATGCCTGCTGCTGACGCGGGCCCGGCCCAACCTGCTGCTGCCGCTGTCCGCCGCCGGAGCCATGACGCTGACGCTGTACACCCTGCACGTGTGGGTCATGTCCGTCACGGACGCCTCTCCGACGCCGCCGGATCCGGTGCTGCTGTTCTGGCTTTCAGCCATCGCCGCTGCCGGCATCGGCATCGCCTTCTCCAAACTCGGCTCCCGCGGGCCGCTGGAAATGGTGACACACGGCGCCTCACAGCTGGTCCGGCAGGGCTCCCTGACCGGCAAATAG
- the dapA gene encoding 4-hydroxy-tetrahydrodipicolinate synthase, whose translation MADSDIRALPFGTLVTAMVTPFTEDGAVDFDATAQLANKLVEDGCDGLVVSGTTGETSTLEDSEKEDLFRVVAETVGGRAAVIAGTGTNHTSHSVEMARRALRAGADGQLVVTPYYNKPTQAGVVAHFEAVAAATDLPIMVYDIPGRAGIALSTDTLVRLANIPTVLALKDAKADFAAVTRVLANTTLDVYAGDDGLTLPWMAAGAVGVVSVSAHVATAQFRALVNAAAAGDFAEARRIHFELDPVVRAVMTHIPGAVSAKQILKMQGVIPNATVRLPLVGPDAVEMETILTDLAEAGWDFSRARSGSKA comes from the coding sequence ATGGCTGACTCTGACATTCGCGCACTTCCGTTTGGAACCCTCGTCACCGCAATGGTGACACCGTTCACCGAGGACGGAGCCGTGGACTTCGACGCCACTGCCCAGCTCGCCAACAAGTTGGTGGAGGACGGCTGTGACGGGCTCGTGGTTTCCGGCACCACCGGCGAAACCTCCACGTTGGAGGACAGCGAGAAGGAAGATCTGTTCCGGGTCGTTGCGGAAACCGTGGGCGGCCGCGCCGCGGTCATCGCCGGCACCGGCACCAACCACACGTCCCACTCAGTGGAAATGGCCCGACGGGCGCTCCGCGCAGGAGCCGACGGCCAGCTCGTCGTGACGCCGTATTACAACAAGCCCACCCAGGCCGGCGTCGTCGCGCACTTTGAAGCAGTGGCTGCTGCCACCGACCTGCCGATCATGGTCTACGACATTCCCGGCCGCGCCGGGATCGCACTTTCCACCGACACCCTGGTCCGCCTCGCCAACATACCCACGGTCCTGGCCCTGAAGGACGCCAAGGCGGACTTTGCCGCTGTTACCCGTGTCCTGGCCAACACCACCCTTGACGTCTACGCCGGCGACGACGGACTGACCCTGCCGTGGATGGCTGCCGGGGCGGTCGGCGTGGTCAGCGTGAGCGCCCACGTGGCCACGGCACAGTTCCGTGCCCTCGTGAATGCCGCAGCCGCCGGCGATTTCGCCGAGGCGCGGCGGATCCATTTTGAACTGGATCCCGTGGTCCGCGCCGTCATGACCCATATTCCCGGTGCCGTGTCCGCCAAGCAGATCCTGAAGATGCAGGGCGTCATTCCCAACGCGACCGTCCGGCTGCCGCTCGTGGGACCGGACGCCGTCGAAATGGAGACCATCCTGACGGACCTGGCCGAAGCCGGCTGGGACTTCTCCCGCGCCCGCTCCGGCAGCAAGGCGTAA
- a CDS encoding ribonuclease J, which translates to MIETADSALKTPPVLEEDTLRIVPLGGLGEIGRNMAVFEINGKLLIVDCGVLFPEENQPGVDLILPDFSYIQDRLDDVVGVVLTHGHEDHIGAVPYLLRLKQDIPLIGSQLTLALVEAKLQEHRIKPFSFTVTEGQVEQFGPFECEFVAVNHSIPDALAVFIRTAGGTVLHTGDFKMDQLPLDGRITDLRAFARLGQEGVDLYMADSTNADVPGFTTAEREIGPVLEALFGKVKKRIIVASFSSHIHRVQQVLDAAAVHNRKVCFVGRSMVRNMAIAEKLGYLTVPEGILVDLKNVDDMPDDQLVLMSTGSQGEPMAALSRMANGDHRIRVGRGDTVILASSLIPGNENAVFRVINGLMKLGADVVHKGNAKIHVSGHASAGELLYTYNILKPKNAMPVHGETRHLIANGKLAEATGVPAQNVILADDGTVVDLRNGKALVVGAVECGLVYVDGSSVGEITDTDIKDRVILGEEGFISVITVVNRSTGTIVSGPEIHARGFAEDDAVFDEIKPKISQALEEAVTSNKDHTTYQLQQVVRRVVGTWVNRRLRRRPMIVPVVLEA; encoded by the coding sequence ATGATCGAAACAGCGGATTCCGCACTGAAAACCCCGCCCGTCCTGGAAGAGGACACCCTGCGGATCGTTCCGCTGGGCGGCCTTGGCGAGATCGGCCGCAACATGGCGGTCTTCGAGATCAACGGGAAGCTGCTGATCGTGGACTGCGGCGTGCTCTTTCCGGAGGAGAACCAGCCCGGCGTGGACCTCATCCTGCCGGACTTCTCCTACATCCAGGACCGGCTCGACGACGTCGTGGGCGTGGTGCTGACGCACGGCCACGAGGACCACATCGGCGCCGTCCCGTACCTGCTGCGCCTGAAGCAGGACATTCCCCTCATCGGTTCCCAGCTGACCCTGGCCTTGGTGGAAGCGAAGCTGCAGGAACACCGCATCAAGCCCTTCAGCTTCACCGTCACGGAGGGGCAGGTGGAACAGTTCGGCCCGTTCGAGTGTGAATTCGTGGCCGTGAACCACTCCATTCCGGACGCCCTGGCCGTGTTCATCCGCACCGCGGGCGGCACGGTCCTGCACACCGGAGACTTCAAGATGGACCAGCTGCCGCTGGACGGCCGGATCACCGACCTGCGTGCCTTCGCCCGGCTGGGACAGGAGGGCGTGGACCTGTACATGGCGGACTCCACCAATGCCGACGTTCCCGGCTTCACCACGGCTGAACGGGAAATCGGGCCGGTGCTGGAAGCCCTGTTCGGCAAGGTGAAGAAGCGCATCATCGTGGCGTCCTTCTCCTCGCACATCCACCGGGTGCAGCAGGTCCTCGATGCTGCTGCCGTGCACAACCGCAAGGTCTGCTTTGTGGGCCGGTCCATGGTGCGCAACATGGCCATTGCGGAGAAGCTCGGCTACCTCACGGTGCCCGAGGGCATCCTGGTGGACCTCAAGAATGTTGATGACATGCCGGATGACCAGCTGGTGCTGATGTCCACAGGCTCCCAGGGCGAACCCATGGCGGCGTTGTCCCGCATGGCCAACGGCGACCACCGGATCCGGGTCGGCCGGGGCGATACGGTGATCCTTGCCTCGTCGCTGATTCCCGGCAATGAAAACGCCGTCTTCCGGGTCATCAACGGCCTGATGAAGCTCGGCGCCGACGTGGTGCACAAGGGCAACGCCAAAATCCACGTTTCCGGCCATGCCTCCGCCGGCGAACTGCTGTACACCTACAACATCCTCAAGCCCAAGAACGCCATGCCCGTGCACGGCGAGACCCGGCACCTGATTGCCAACGGCAAGCTGGCCGAGGCCACGGGCGTGCCGGCGCAGAACGTCATCCTGGCCGACGACGGCACCGTGGTGGACCTGCGCAACGGCAAGGCCCTGGTGGTCGGTGCCGTTGAATGCGGCCTGGTCTACGTGGACGGCTCCAGCGTCGGAGAGATCACCGACACCGACATCAAGGACCGCGTCATCCTCGGAGAGGAAGGGTTCATCTCGGTGATCACCGTGGTCAACCGCAGCACCGGCACGATTGTCTCCGGCCCGGAGATCCATGCCCGGGGTTTCGCTGAGGATGACGCCGTCTTCGATGAAATCAAGCCCAAGATCAGCCAGGCGCTGGAGGAAGCGGTCACTTCCAACAAAGACCACACCACCTACCAGCTCCAGCAGGTGGTCCGCCGCGTGGTGGGCACCTGGGTCAACCGCCGTCTGCGCCGGCGCCCGATGATCGTTCCCGTGGTCCTGGAGGCCTAG